From one Thermomicrobiales bacterium genomic stretch:
- a CDS encoding sigma-70 family RNA polymerase sigma factor: MTADDERPASRVTATMIDTKASDPSDHTLLRESRGGDARAFEALFTRYYPLVYGVVARIVGDAAEAEELTQETFLRLYLRPIEATESANVRAWLLRVGTNAAFNAVRARRRRAGWLRRLAGRADARATGDDPSSIVADRDEADRVRQVLAQLPERQRAALALRASGLSYAEVAGVLGVRPGSVGTILARAERAFREKAGGIYLADGGEE; encoded by the coding sequence ATGACTGCTGACGACGAGAGGCCGGCCAGCCGGGTGACCGCGACGATGATCGACACGAAAGCATCCGACCCCAGCGATCACACGCTGCTACGCGAATCGCGGGGCGGAGACGCGCGGGCGTTCGAGGCACTGTTCACTCGCTACTATCCGCTCGTCTATGGTGTCGTCGCGCGGATTGTCGGCGACGCTGCCGAGGCAGAGGAGCTGACGCAGGAAACGTTTCTGCGACTTTACCTGCGTCCGATCGAGGCGACCGAGTCCGCCAATGTGCGGGCCTGGTTGCTACGGGTTGGAACGAACGCGGCATTCAACGCCGTGCGGGCTCGTCGTCGGCGCGCCGGGTGGTTGCGACGGCTGGCGGGACGCGCGGATGCGCGTGCCACCGGCGACGACCCGTCGTCGATCGTGGCGGACCGCGACGAGGCGGACCGTGTCCGACAGGTGCTCGCGCAACTGCCGGAGCGACAGCGCGCGGCACTGGCGCTGCGCGCGTCGGGCCTCTCGTATGCCGAGGTCGCCGGTGTCCTTGGCGTACGGCCCGGCTCGGTCGGAACGATCCTGGCACGCGCGGAGCGAGCGTTCCGCGAAAAGGCCGGCGGGATATATCTGGCGGATGGAGGCGAGGAATGA